One Punica granatum isolate Tunisia-2019 chromosome 3, ASM765513v2, whole genome shotgun sequence genomic window carries:
- the LOC116202031 gene encoding cytochrome c oxidase subunit 5b-1, mitochondrial-like, protein MWRRLVSSQLKTLATSPAPRRSAPATASATRLLTNRYVISSSPSSAPAARHFSAQSESAVKKKVEDVMPIATGHEREELEAELEGKNLLDIDNPEGPFGTKEAPAVVKSYYDKRIVGCPGGEGEDEHDVVWFWLEKGKPHECPVCSQYFVLEVVGPGGPPDGHGDDDHH, encoded by the exons ATGTGGAGAAGACTCGTCTCTTCACAGCTCAAAACCCTAGCCACCTCCCCTGCCCCTCGCCGATCTGCCCCAGCCACGGCATCCGCCACTCGGCTTCTCACCAACAGATATGTCATTTCTTCTTCGCCTTCCTCCGCTCCCGCCGCTCGCCACTTCAGTGCACAATCTG AATCTGCTGTGAAGAAGAAGGTTGAAGATGTGATGCCCATAGCTACTGGACATGAGCGGGAGGAGCTTGAGGCAGAGCTTGAG GGGAAGAATCTTCTTGACATAGACAATCCTGAGGGTCCTTTTGGGACAAAG GAAGCTCCTGCGGTTGTTAAGTCCTATTATGACAAGAGAATAGTTGGATGCCCTGGAGGTGAAGGGG AGGACGAGCACGACGTGGTTTGGTTTTGGCTGGAGAAAGGCAAACCTCACGAATGCCCTGTCTGCTCACAGTATTTTGTG CTGGAAGTTGTAGGCCCCGGCGGACCTCCAGATGGCCACGGTGATGACGACCAccattga